Proteins encoded together in one Diabrotica undecimpunctata isolate CICGRU chromosome 3, icDiaUnde3, whole genome shotgun sequence window:
- the LOC140437589 gene encoding uncharacterized protein, with protein MAAKLAFFFTFFLVAVYITEAVNVRNKTEAAVKEATETVHIHTADIKNQTENAAKEVHVHAVEIKNQTEQAAKEIAQAAEIPKNEQTAEQTIDGTIDKLKAGFEEFVDKVANNDIVKKTAQGIKDLGETLQQKGKEAIDKLTAETKTR; from the exons ATGGCAGCAAAGTTAGCCTTCTTCTTTACATTCTTCCTCGTAGCTGTATAT aTTACTGAGGCTGTAAATGTTCGCAACAAAACTGAAGCTGCCGTTAAGGAAGCCACTGAAACT GTACATATCCACACAGCTGACATTAAAAACCAAACTGAAAATGCAGCAAAAGAA GTTCATGTCCACGCTGTTGAGATTAAAAATCAAActgaacaagcagcaaaagaa ATTGCACAAGCTGCTGAAATCCCTAAGAATGAACAAACTGCAGAACAAACCATCGATGGCACCATAGACAAATTGAAAGCTGGCTTTGAAGAATTCGTAGACAAAGTTGCA AACAATGACATTGTTAAGAAAACTGCACAAGGAATAAAAGATCTTGGAGAGACCCTTCAACAAAAAGGAAAAGAAGCTATTGACAAGCTGACAGCTGAAACGAAAACAAGATAG
- the LOC140437590 gene encoding uncharacterized protein produces MNKYFVFIAIAFLAIQAVESRPRASQQQRPAVQNVEEGDVTKKAQDLIKKADEVLTGNLPSTQQIINNVEETGKKLVSNIKDFNDYLKTQLTSNRGDIDKVLKQVSDNLHSASEKIQKDVLGPEGQKKATEIRENLHAQIKSAAAQVEKLTAAVKPEAEKLKNDLLAAANLFLEKAGKVTDDLKKVVAEHKA; encoded by the exons ATGAACAAATACTTCGTTTTCATTGCCATCGCCTTCTTGGCCATCCAG GCTGTTGAGTCCAGACCAAGAGCTTCCCAACAACAACGTCCAGCTGTCCAAAATGTAGAAGAAGGCGATGTCACCAAGAAAGCtcaagatttaattaaaaaagCCGACGAAGTCCTTACCGGAAACCTTCCCAGCACACAACAAATCATTAACAATGTAGAAGAAACCGGCAAGAAATTGGTCAGCAACATCAAAGATTTCAACGACTACCTCAAGACCCAA CTTACTTCAAACAGAGGCGATATCGACAAAGTATTGAAACAAGTTTCTGACAACTTGCACTCTGCCAGTGAAAAAATCCAAAAAGATGTTTTGGGACCAGAAGGACAAAAGAAGGCCACTGAAATCAGAGAAAACTTACACGCACAAATTAAATCTGCTGCCGCTCAAGTTGAAAAGCTCACTGCAGCTGTTAAACCCGAAGCAGAAA AATTGAAGAACGACTTGTTGGCTGCTGCtaacctctttttggaaaaagcCGGCAAAGTTACCGATGACTTGAAAAAAGTAGTCGCTGAACACAAAGCCTAA
- the LOC140436093 gene encoding uncharacterized protein, giving the protein MLLRILHLYFRYTRDFLEIADKKKIFNLTDATDIEAVTNLMVAESDDDIRMDDNDTDEKEHVFERDEDSESELSNGSNAEDEAESSNEAYIAHLKKNGKVFDSWI; this is encoded by the exons ATGTTGCTGAGAATTTTGCATTTGTATTTCAGATATACGCGCGACTTTTTAG aaattgcGGATAAGAAGAAGATTTTCAATCTCACTGATGCCACTGATATAGAAGCTGTTACAAATTTGATGGTTGCTGAGTCGGATGACGATATACGTATGGATGATAACGATACAGATGAAAAGGAACATGTTTTTGAACGTGATGAAGATTCTGAGTCCGAATTGAGTAATGGAAGTAATGCCGAAGACGAAGCTGAAAGTTCCAACGAGGCTTATATAGCTCATCtcaagaaaaatggaaaagtttTCGACTCATGGATTTGA